A window of Campylobacter concisus contains these coding sequences:
- a CDS encoding YdcH family protein — protein MLHEYTDLINELKKTDARFAALCKKHDELNKKIDDNLAKPSEIDNLKKEKLKLKDEIYAQILKHKK, from the coding sequence ATGTTACATGAATATACAGACCTTATAAATGAGCTAAAGAAAACCGATGCTCGTTTTGCTGCTCTTTGCAAAAAACATGATGAGCTAAATAAAAAAATAGACGACAATCTAGCAAAACCATCTGAAATTGATAATTTAAAGAAAGAGAAGTTAAAACTAAAAGACGAAATTTATGCTCAAATTTTAAAGCATAAAAAGTAA
- the rpe gene encoding ribulose-phosphate 3-epimerase: protein MYVAPSILSADFGNLAAEIRAICEAGCDLVHVDVMDGHFVPNLTIGPVVVNAVAKAATKPLDIHLMVENNSFFADLFLPLKPKFLTFHIEEEKHPLRLIDHIRKNGVGPGIVLNPHTPVSAIEHIIDEVDMVLLMSVNPGFGGQKFMPVVLEKTRALRELIERKNAKCLIEVDGGVNGLNALDLEEAGADILVAGNYIFSSNSYEQAIRAIKLEF from the coding sequence ATGTACGTTGCACCTAGTATTTTATCGGCTGATTTTGGAAATTTGGCAGCTGAGATAAGAGCCATTTGCGAGGCTGGGTGTGATCTGGTGCATGTTGATGTTATGGATGGACATTTTGTGCCAAATTTAACTATCGGACCAGTCGTGGTAAATGCCGTTGCAAAAGCAGCCACGAAGCCACTTGATATACATTTGATGGTTGAAAATAACTCATTTTTTGCTGATCTTTTCTTGCCACTAAAGCCAAAATTTCTAACCTTTCACATCGAAGAAGAGAAGCATCCATTAAGGCTCATCGATCACATCAGAAAAAATGGCGTTGGCCCTGGTATCGTGCTAAATCCGCATACGCCAGTTAGTGCGATCGAACACATTATCGATGAAGTCGATATGGTGCTTTTGATGAGCGTAAATCCTGGCTTTGGCGGTCAGAAATTTATGCCAGTCGTGCTTGAAAAAACAAGGGCGCTACGAGAGCTAATAGAACGAAAAAACGCTAAGTGTCTCATCGAAGTAGATGGCGGCGTAAACGGACTAAATGCACTTGATCTTGAGGAGGCTGGAGCTGATATTTTGGTGGCTGGCAACTACATCTTCTCATCAAATTCCTACGAACAAGCCATTCGCGCCATAAAGCTTGAGTTTTGA
- the rpmB gene encoding 50S ribosomal protein L28 produces the protein MSKRCAITGKGPMIGNNVSHANNKTKRRFLPNLRTIRVTLEDGTTRKIKVAASTLRTMKKQSN, from the coding sequence ATGTCAAAAAGATGTGCGATAACAGGCAAAGGACCGATGATAGGCAACAATGTGAGCCACGCTAACAATAAAACTAAAAGAAGATTCTTGCCAAATCTTAGAACGATTCGCGTTACACTAGAAGATGGTACTACAAGAAAGATAAAAGTTGCTGCTTCTACTCTAAGAACGATGAAAAAACAATCAAACTAA
- a CDS encoding ATP-binding protein translates to MIDWGVKYAAIYKSTKGMLKPVDDIDFVDIDSLYGLEKQKEILLKNTLNFIEGKDANHVLLWGERGCGKSSLVRAVFTKFYKEGLRIIEIGCEDLKYLGDIIDEIRKSEFKFIIFCDDLSFENGNNEYKFLKPIMDGSIQKPPKNVLLYATSNRRHLISEFKSENENSELIDGEIHYSDAAQEKISLSDRFGLWISFYQGNYDEYLKMVDFYFKDYAGDKEELHTLAKNFATLRASRSGRTAKQFYLTFKENLK, encoded by the coding sequence ATGATAGATTGGGGTGTGAAATACGCAGCGATTTATAAAAGCACAAAAGGCATGCTAAAACCAGTTGATGATATTGATTTTGTCGATATCGACTCGCTTTATGGGTTGGAGAAACAAAAAGAAATTTTGCTAAAAAATACTCTAAATTTTATAGAAGGTAAAGACGCAAATCACGTGCTTCTTTGGGGCGAGAGAGGATGTGGCAAGTCAAGCCTTGTAAGGGCTGTTTTTACTAAATTTTATAAAGAGGGACTTCGCATCATTGAGATCGGCTGCGAGGATCTAAAATACCTTGGTGACATCATCGATGAGATCAGAAAGAGTGAGTTTAAATTTATCATTTTTTGCGACGATCTAAGCTTTGAAAATGGTAACAATGAGTACAAATTTCTAAAGCCTATCATGGATGGCTCTATCCAAAAGCCGCCAAAAAACGTCCTTTTATACGCTACATCAAACCGCAGACACCTAATAAGCGAGTTTAAAAGCGAGAATGAAAACTCAGAGCTAATTGACGGCGAAATTCACTACAGCGACGCAGCTCAGGAGAAAATTTCTCTCTCAGATCGCTTTGGCCTTTGGATCAGCTTTTATCAAGGCAACTACGACGAGTACCTAAAAATGGTTGATTTTTACTTTAAAGACTACGCAGGTGACAAAGAGGAGCTTCATACGCTTGCTAAAAATTTCGCAACACTTAGAGCCAGCAGAAGTGGCAGAACAGCAAAGCAGTTTTATCTAACTTTTAAAGAAAATTTAAAATGA
- a CDS encoding M48 family metallopeptidase: protein MFYFLLGIYFFYVAAKAILAILQINFIRAEAKKPAVVLEQGEYETAAAAAITNQKFEIAGLLYHAAIFMMWACWGLGAISGHAYKTGDIGDNVFMVMVFLLVSSLLELPLNIYETFVKDKKLGFSNVTPKIFALDLLKTLALTLVFGTLFVWLVLLCIRFLGDFWWFWAFLLSFAIALVINLIYPTLIAPIFNKMQPLEDGELKSRIEGLLARCGFKSSGVFTIDASKRDNRLNAYFGGLGATKRVVLFDTLVKKLSLEEIIAVLGHELGHFKHKDILKMIALSAVMLFAMFLIFGNIPDAAYQALGLHSGGGGTIVFLLLFSPIFGFLFLPVSSYFSRANEFGADKFACDVSNKADMISALKKLGSENKAFPKVHPIYAFVYHSHPSLFERINELENEN, encoded by the coding sequence ATGTTTTATTTTTTACTCGGTATTTACTTTTTTTACGTCGCCGCAAAGGCGATTTTGGCGATTTTGCAGATAAATTTTATACGTGCAGAGGCCAAAAAGCCAGCCGTCGTGCTAGAGCAGGGGGAGTATGAAACCGCCGCTGCCGCAGCAATAACTAATCAAAAATTTGAGATAGCAGGCCTACTTTATCACGCCGCGATATTTATGATGTGGGCGTGCTGGGGGCTTGGCGCGATATCGGGGCATGCTTATAAAACGGGAGATATAGGTGACAACGTCTTTATGGTTATGGTATTTTTGCTCGTTTCGTCGCTGCTAGAACTGCCGCTAAATATCTACGAAACCTTCGTCAAAGACAAAAAGCTCGGCTTTTCAAACGTAACGCCTAAAATTTTCGCGCTCGATCTGCTTAAAACGCTCGCGCTGACGCTGGTTTTTGGCACGCTATTTGTGTGGCTGGTGCTGCTTTGCATTAGATTTTTGGGCGATTTTTGGTGGTTTTGGGCGTTTTTGCTTAGCTTTGCCATCGCGCTTGTTATAAATCTCATCTACCCGACGCTTATCGCGCCTATCTTTAACAAAATGCAGCCGCTAGAAGATGGCGAGCTAAAAAGCCGTATAGAAGGGCTTTTAGCACGGTGCGGGTTTAAAAGTAGCGGCGTTTTTACGATAGACGCCAGCAAGCGCGACAACCGTCTAAATGCCTATTTTGGCGGCCTTGGCGCGACTAAACGCGTGGTGCTTTTCGACACGCTCGTTAAAAAGCTAAGCCTAGAGGAGATAATCGCCGTTTTGGGACATGAGCTCGGGCACTTTAAGCACAAAGATATCCTAAAAATGATAGCTCTAAGCGCGGTTATGCTTTTTGCGATGTTTTTGATATTCGGCAATATCCCAGACGCGGCGTATCAGGCGCTAGGGCTTCATAGCGGAGGCGGCGGAACGATCGTGTTTTTGCTGCTTTTTTCGCCGATTTTCGGGTTTTTATTTTTGCCCGTTAGCTCGTATTTTAGCCGCGCGAACGAATTTGGCGCCGATAAATTTGCATGCGACGTCTCAAACAAAGCCGATATGATAAGCGCGCTAAAAAAGCTAGGCAGCGAAAACAAGGCCTTCCCAAAGGTCCATCCGATCTACGCGTTCGTCTATCACTCGCACCCAAGCCTCTTTGAGCGTATAAACGAGCTGGAAAATGAAAATTGA
- a CDS encoding sodium-dependent transporter encodes MDRKSWSSRLTYILAVAGATVGFGATWRFPYLVGQNGGGAYVLVFCIAMIVIGIPMILAENAIGRRLKCNAVDAFGGSINGKKISKKWQIVGWMGLVGAFGIMAYYMVIGGWVLNYIAQISFGLLDLSHVVSFEETSAFYEQNIVSNPLSISFATLVFVLVNYAILVQGAVGGIERSAKFLMPLLFILMLIMIAKNITLDGAIEGVKFYLTPNFSKINLKLFVDVLGQVFFALSLGFGVMITLSSFVKKDEGLVKISIITGILNTVIAVLAGFMIFPSLFSYGVSPDSGPSLVFKSLPIVFSHMPFGGFFAVAFFTLLMIAALTTSLPIYEVIITTLQEKFKIKRKKAIFLVLGGIFVLGNLPSLMATNILSHVSIFGKNIFDAYDAISATIFFVFTSFGCAIFVGWVLKDDAKKEILQGSEKHAKLINIWFWYIKFVVPFIILVLFISSFYDNFLK; translated from the coding sequence ATGGATAGAAAATCTTGGAGTTCAAGGCTCACATACATTTTAGCTGTTGCAGGAGCTACGGTCGGCTTTGGTGCGACGTGGCGTTTCCCGTATCTAGTCGGGCAAAATGGCGGCGGCGCCTATGTGCTCGTGTTTTGTATCGCGATGATCGTGATTGGCATACCGATGATTTTGGCTGAAAATGCGATCGGCAGACGCCTAAAATGCAACGCTGTGGATGCTTTTGGTGGATCGATAAATGGCAAAAAGATCAGCAAAAAGTGGCAGATCGTTGGCTGGATGGGGCTTGTTGGTGCTTTTGGCATTATGGCTTATTATATGGTTATTGGCGGCTGGGTGCTAAACTATATCGCCCAAATTTCATTTGGTTTGCTTGATCTCTCACATGTGGTTAGTTTTGAGGAGACAAGTGCGTTTTATGAGCAAAATATCGTAAGCAATCCACTTTCTATCAGCTTTGCGACACTTGTTTTTGTGCTAGTTAATTATGCTATTTTGGTGCAAGGTGCGGTCGGCGGTATCGAGCGATCAGCGAAATTTTTAATGCCGCTACTTTTTATTTTAATGCTTATTATGATCGCTAAAAATATCACGCTAGATGGTGCAATAGAAGGCGTAAAATTTTACTTGACACCTAACTTTTCAAAGATAAACTTAAAGCTTTTCGTTGATGTTTTGGGGCAGGTCTTTTTTGCTCTTTCGCTTGGTTTTGGTGTGATGATCACACTTTCTAGCTTTGTGAAAAAGGATGAGGGTTTGGTTAAAATTTCTATCATTACAGGCATTTTAAATACGGTAATTGCCGTGCTTGCAGGATTTATGATTTTTCCTTCTCTTTTTAGCTATGGCGTATCGCCAGATAGTGGCCCAAGTTTAGTGTTTAAATCGCTACCAATCGTTTTTTCTCACATGCCATTTGGTGGTTTTTTCGCGGTTGCGTTTTTTACACTATTAATGATCGCTGCACTTACAACATCGCTACCAATATATGAAGTAATAATCACAACACTTCAAGAAAAATTTAAGATAAAACGCAAAAAAGCAATATTTTTAGTCCTTGGCGGTATATTTGTTTTAGGAAATTTACCTTCACTGATGGCCACAAATATACTAAGCCATGTAAGCATTTTTGGTAAGAATATTTTTGATGCATATGATGCAATAAGCGCAACAATATTTTTTGTATTTACATCATTTGGTTGTGCAATATTCGTAGGTTGGGTGCTAAAAGATGATGCAAAAAAAGAGATTTTGCAAGGTAGTGAAAAACATGCAAAACTAATAAATATCTGGTTTTGGTATATCAAATTCGTCGTACCGTTTATCATTTTGGTGCTTTTTATTAGCTCGTTTTACGATAATTTTTTAAAATAG
- a CDS encoding endonuclease III domain-containing protein: MTSTDLFLTLFNHKSRNFDELKWPGEGTFEIILGAILVQNTNWKNVEKALDNLKNAGKDSLQGICTLENSELATLIKPSGFYNTKAKRLKTLCQAIRNEFEDFENFKENVSREWLISVKGVGAETCDAMLAYACGKPYMVVDAYALRIMAYFDYTFESYDEAAEWFSSLDYNEIYKFLDSEEFDEVEILKLYHALILEFCKENFKGKILSQNGQKILSSIKN; encoded by the coding sequence ATGACTTCAACCGATCTATTTTTAACCTTATTTAATCACAAAAGCAGAAATTTTGATGAGCTAAAATGGCCAGGTGAGGGCACTTTCGAGATTATTTTGGGAGCTATCTTGGTGCAAAATACTAACTGGAAAAATGTAGAAAAGGCGCTAGATAATCTAAAAAACGCAGGTAAAGATAGCCTGCAAGGCATTTGCACACTTGAAAACAGCGAACTTGCCACGCTTATAAAGCCAAGTGGTTTTTATAATACAAAGGCTAAACGGCTAAAGACGCTTTGCCAAGCCATAAGAAATGAATTTGAGGATTTTGAAAATTTCAAAGAAAATGTAAGTCGTGAGTGGCTCATAAGCGTAAAAGGTGTTGGAGCCGAGACTTGTGATGCAATGCTGGCATATGCTTGTGGCAAGCCATATATGGTCGTTGATGCTTACGCACTTAGGATAATGGCGTATTTTGACTATACTTTTGAGAGCTACGACGAGGCGGCTGAGTGGTTTAGCTCGCTTGATTATAATGAAATTTATAAATTTCTTGATAGTGAGGAATTTGATGAGGTTGAAATTTTAAAACTCTATCACGCTCTTATTTTGGAGTTTTGCAAGGAAAATTTCAAAGGTAAAATCTTAAGCCAAAATGGTCAAAAAATATTAAGCAGCATTAAAAATTAA
- a CDS encoding DUF4149 domain-containing protein — protein MRGVYFLLLAVLIGAELTLGILVAPVIFFPQNIIGDGVLTHFMSGQMMTKIFLKFNYILLFISIIIMISELFDLRKKLIFSLKFSMLMIAFLNLALAFSFVFFFTPFIVYAQNLGVDATQTAEFAKMHSASEYVMKIMLVLQIILFFVKFKISQNERKA, from the coding sequence TTGAGAGGAGTTTATTTTTTGCTTTTGGCAGTACTTATAGGAGCTGAGCTAACGCTTGGTATTTTGGTGGCGCCAGTCATATTTTTCCCGCAAAACATCATAGGAGATGGCGTACTTACGCATTTTATGAGCGGTCAAATGATGACAAAGATATTTTTGAAATTTAATTATATTTTGCTTTTTATAAGCATAATTATAATGATTAGTGAACTATTTGATCTTAGAAAAAAGCTTATTTTTTCACTAAAATTTAGCATGTTAATGATTGCTTTTTTAAATTTGGCTTTAGCTTTTAGCTTTGTATTTTTCTTTACGCCTTTTATAGTTTATGCTCAAAATTTGGGTGTTGACGCGACACAGACGGCTGAATTTGCCAAAATGCATAGTGCGAGTGAATATGTGATGAAAATCATGCTTGTTTTACAAATCATTTTATTTTTTGTGAAATTTAAGATTAGCCAAAATGAACGCAAAGCCTGA
- the cysK gene encoding cysteine synthase A translates to MIYDNIVKTIGNTPIVKIKTGADEAEIYVKLEFFNPGGSVKDRIAFNMITKMLADGTLKHGDTIVEPTSGNTGIGVAMCGAALGFKVILCMPESMSIERRKIVAAYGAQLELTPASGGMKAAIARATELAAQPNHIMLSQFENKYNPQAHELTTAAEIVADFSKLDAFVAGVGTGGTISGVAKILKEKGYDTKIIAVEPEASPVLSGGNPGPHKIQGIGAGFLPNTMNMSLVSEVEKVSNDDALNAARAIAKSDGLMIGISGGAAYVAAKRVAKRLGAGKKVLFIAPDNGERYLSTELYGA, encoded by the coding sequence ATGATTTACGATAACATCGTTAAAACGATTGGTAATACACCTATTGTAAAGATAAAAACAGGTGCTGATGAAGCCGAAATTTACGTAAAACTAGAGTTTTTTAACCCAGGTGGCTCTGTAAAAGATAGGATCGCATTTAATATGATAACCAAAATGCTAGCTGACGGTACGCTAAAACATGGTGATACTATCGTTGAACCAACGAGCGGAAATACTGGCATTGGTGTAGCGATGTGCGGTGCTGCACTTGGTTTTAAAGTGATACTTTGCATGCCAGAGAGCATGAGTATCGAAAGACGCAAAATAGTGGCTGCTTATGGCGCACAACTTGAGCTTACTCCAGCGTCTGGTGGCATGAAAGCAGCGATCGCAAGAGCTACAGAGCTAGCAGCTCAGCCAAATCATATAATGTTAAGCCAGTTTGAAAACAAGTATAACCCACAAGCTCACGAACTAACAACAGCAGCTGAAATTGTGGCTGATTTTAGTAAGCTTGATGCATTTGTAGCTGGCGTTGGCACAGGTGGTACAATAAGTGGCGTAGCAAAAATTTTAAAAGAAAAAGGCTATGATACTAAGATCATCGCAGTTGAGCCTGAAGCATCGCCGGTTTTAAGTGGTGGTAACCCAGGACCACATAAAATTCAAGGCATTGGAGCCGGATTTTTGCCAAATACTATGAATATGAGCCTAGTTAGTGAAGTAGAAAAAGTGAGCAACGATGATGCGCTAAACGCAGCTAGAGCAATCGCTAAAAGTGATGGACTCATGATAGGTATAAGCGGTGGTGCTGCTTACGTGGCTGCAAAAAGAGTGGCTAAAAGACTTGGCGCTGGCAAAAAAGTACTTTTCATAGCTCCAGATAATGGCGAGAGATACCTAAGTACAGAGCTTTACGGAGCATAA
- the epsC gene encoding serine O-acetyltransferase EpsC, which yields MWESLKELVQTVREKDPSVHKCCFLAILINTPGIHAVLFHKISHFLYKKGYFFLARLISQIARFLTGIEIHPGAKIGRRFFIDHGMGVVIGETAEIGDDVMMYHQVTLGGTGKECGKRHPTVKNGVTIAAGSKILGAITIGENAKIGANSVVLKNVPANATVVGIPARIVRVNGTKFEPEFII from the coding sequence ATGTGGGAGAGTCTAAAGGAGCTAGTTCAAACTGTTCGTGAAAAAGACCCATCGGTACATAAGTGTTGCTTTTTGGCAATACTTATAAACACTCCTGGCATCCATGCGGTTTTGTTTCATAAAATTTCTCATTTTTTATATAAAAAAGGGTATTTTTTTCTAGCTAGACTCATCTCGCAAATTGCAAGATTTTTAACAGGTATCGAGATTCATCCTGGAGCAAAGATCGGTAGGAGATTTTTTATAGATCATGGCATGGGTGTGGTTATAGGTGAGACAGCTGAGATAGGCGATGATGTAATGATGTATCATCAAGTAACACTTGGAGGCACTGGAAAAGAGTGTGGCAAAAGACACCCAACTGTAAAAAATGGCGTGACTATCGCAGCTGGCTCAAAGATACTAGGTGCCATAACGATTGGTGAAAATGCTAAGATCGGCGCAAACTCAGTCGTGTTAAAAAATGTCCCAGCAAACGCGACAGTCGTTGGTATACCAGCGAGAATAGTTCGAGTAAATGGGACAAAATTTGAGCCAGAATTTATTATCTAA
- a CDS encoding 3'-5' exonuclease: MKPKKQRLENSIEILARQNLSYHEFILRFSDIEEISSLIDVRDLDMWRTLGLDITRNEENEIELGTRFRDISEQEFCVVDIETTGGTTSGQIIEIGAIKMKNGVEIGRFESFVAANEVPENITELTGIKASDLVGAPNLLNVLERFKIFLGTSVFIAHNVNFDYGFISHSLNEIGLGMLLNRKLCTIDLSRRTIASQKYGLGSLKELLGINNTHHRALNDAIAAAEIFKVCLTRLPFSIQTTEDLISFSKTAPSVKLKPEPVLCAN, encoded by the coding sequence TTGAAACCAAAAAAACAGCGTTTAGAAAATAGCATTGAAATTTTAGCTAGGCAAAATTTAAGCTATCATGAGTTTATTTTAAGATTTAGCGATATTGAAGAAATTTCATCACTCATTGACGTGCGCGATCTTGATATGTGGCGAACTCTTGGACTTGATATCACTAGAAATGAAGAGAATGAGATCGAGCTTGGCACGAGATTTAGAGATATTAGCGAGCAGGAATTTTGCGTGGTTGATATTGAAACGACTGGTGGTACGACGAGCGGACAGATCATTGAAATCGGTGCAATAAAAATGAAAAATGGCGTTGAGATAGGGCGTTTTGAAAGCTTTGTGGCAGCTAATGAGGTGCCTGAAAATATCACCGAGCTAACTGGTATAAAGGCTAGCGATCTAGTTGGTGCGCCAAATTTACTAAACGTGCTTGAGCGGTTTAAAATTTTTCTAGGAACTAGCGTCTTTATCGCTCATAACGTAAATTTTGACTACGGATTTATCTCTCATAGCCTAAATGAGATCGGCCTTGGCATGCTGCTAAATAGAAAGCTTTGTACCATCGATCTTAGTCGCCGCACTATCGCTTCGCAAAAATACGGACTTGGCTCGCTAAAAGAACTCCTTGGTATAAATAACACCCACCACAGAGCTCTGAATGACGCAATAGCAGCAGCTGAAATTTTTAAAGTCTGCCTCACACGCCTACCTTTTAGTATCCAAACTACAGAGGATCTCATAAGCTTTAGCAAAACAGCTCCAAGCGTGAAGCTAAAACCTGAACCAGTTTTGTGTGCGAATTAG
- a CDS encoding threonine/serine ThrE exporter family protein, whose product MNAKPDIQVLTNFLAEYTSAMVSAGTYTARVEKCVDRIAKHYGYDVSVTIFVKYFTISVMDSADNSLRRTYVKKIPIGQVSFNRISELSSLSWRILDENLSLDEAKEQFEGVMRIGAHKFASSLILISLANAAFCKLFGGDAGSVVCVFFATLVGYSLRFALAKMGVNLKIQYVLVSFVVSFIAYLGVFYGFTHTSDVAIGSSILFLMPGVFLINSVFDIINDNTLVGISRAVSTGILILCIAVGVYITLSLSNAEILHV is encoded by the coding sequence ATGAACGCAAAGCCTGATATTCAAGTCTTAACAAATTTTCTAGCCGAATACACGAGTGCGATGGTGAGTGCTGGCACCTACACAGCGCGTGTAGAAAAGTGCGTAGATCGCATAGCTAAACACTACGGCTACGACGTTAGCGTGACGATTTTCGTGAAGTATTTTACCATTAGCGTCATGGACTCGGCCGACAACTCCCTGCGCCGAACCTACGTTAAGAAGATCCCGATAGGGCAGGTGAGTTTTAACCGTATTTCTGAGCTTTCGTCGCTTAGTTGGCGGATTTTGGATGAAAATTTGAGCTTAGACGAGGCCAAAGAGCAGTTTGAGGGCGTCATGCGAATAGGGGCGCATAAATTTGCAAGCTCACTTATTTTAATAAGCCTTGCAAATGCGGCTTTTTGCAAGCTTTTTGGCGGCGACGCGGGCTCGGTCGTATGCGTATTTTTTGCGACGCTCGTTGGCTATAGCCTTAGATTTGCGCTTGCTAAAATGGGCGTAAATTTAAAAATCCAATACGTCCTAGTGTCGTTCGTCGTCTCTTTTATCGCTTATCTTGGTGTATTTTATGGCTTTACGCACACTAGCGACGTGGCGATCGGCTCGTCGATACTCTTTTTGATGCCGGGCGTTTTTCTCATAAACTCGGTCTTTGATATCATAAACGACAACACGCTTGTAGGTATCAGTAGAGCCGTGAGCACTGGCATCCTGATACTTTGCATAGCAGTGGGCGTTTATATCACGCTCTCGCTTAGCAATGCGGAGATTTTACATGTTTGA
- a CDS encoding potassium channel family protein encodes MSFLSRLLKFLNWSNSTKPEISLDTELYEQLKPFRFPLISVVLLLLFGTLGYVLIDNFSLIDAFYQAGMTFTTVGFTEVAPITPKGRIFTITFILIGFIIFTLSIGIVVEVLKRGTLISILKERRMLYRIARLKNHFVICYHNLYTIELSAQFRENHIPFVVVDDREDIAELAQIYKYPYFIKAQPHTQIAFLKTHLSSAKGLITLSSNIADNIALIASVRLYEKEIGRRKPYHIITNAETEDDTQRLKKLGADNVVSPSRLVAQRLSAMSVRPDMENLLEQFLYTKNSPIDIEEILVPDYSWIRFKRLKETHLRNITNADIVGIRDINNNFVPMPNGDTLVGTGSKLLVIGTVDGIRLTKRVVKSKHKPEEFKYV; translated from the coding sequence ATGTCTTTTCTCTCAAGACTTTTAAAATTCCTCAACTGGTCAAACTCTACAAAACCAGAAATAAGCCTAGATACTGAGCTTTACGAACAATTAAAACCTTTTAGATTTCCACTAATTTCAGTCGTATTGCTGTTACTTTTTGGAACATTAGGTTACGTCTTAATAGATAATTTCTCGCTAATAGATGCCTTTTACCAAGCTGGTATGACTTTTACAACAGTTGGTTTTACCGAAGTTGCTCCAATAACTCCAAAGGGCAGAATTTTTACTATCACATTTATACTTATTGGTTTTATTATATTTACACTATCGATTGGTATTGTGGTTGAGGTTTTAAAAAGAGGCACATTAATTAGCATTTTAAAGGAACGACGCATGCTTTATAGGATCGCAAGACTAAAAAATCACTTCGTTATTTGTTATCACAATCTATACACAATCGAACTTAGTGCTCAATTTCGCGAAAATCATATACCTTTTGTAGTGGTCGATGATAGAGAAGATATCGCAGAGCTAGCTCAAATTTATAAATATCCATATTTCATAAAAGCTCAGCCACACACACAAATTGCCTTTTTGAAAACACATCTATCAAGCGCAAAAGGACTTATAACTCTTAGCTCAAATATTGCTGATAACATTGCCCTTATAGCATCTGTAAGACTTTATGAAAAAGAGATAGGTCGCAGAAAGCCTTATCATATCATCACAAATGCAGAGACAGAAGACGATACGCAAAGATTAAAAAAATTAGGTGCTGACAATGTAGTAAGCCCATCTCGCTTAGTCGCGCAGCGGTTAAGTGCCATGAGCGTAAGGCCGGACATGGAAAATTTATTAGAGCAGTTTTTGTATACAAAAAATTCACCTATCGATATAGAAGAAATTCTTGTTCCTGATTACTCTTGGATAAGATTTAAAAGATTAAAAGAGACTCATCTACGAAATATCACAAATGCGGATATAGTAGGTATTAGAGATATAAATAATAATTTTGTACCAATGCCAAATGGTGACACATTAGTAGGAACAGGATCAAAGCTTTTAGTCATCGGTACCGTTGATGGAATACGTCTAACTAAACGCGTTGTAAAAAGCAAACACAAACCTGAAGAATTCAAATACGTATAA
- the prmC gene encoding peptide chain release factor N(5)-glutamine methyltransferase: MKIEEALKEASLRLSSLCQNPSRVAKILLMNYLDVSIEWIFLNQKKEFDESGYFALVKRYENYEPLEYIIGKASFYGLDFYVESGVLIPRPETEILVDKVIEISREYNEPKIAEIGTGSGIISIMLALKTKANIVATDINEKALMLARKNADKFDVGGRIKFLNCSYVDEILEDIDILVSNPPYIARGYKLSKFVLNEPESALFGGKVGDEILKDIILIAKYRNIKNVACEMGYDQKASMQKFLEANGFEYSFYKDLAGFDRGFCAKLKI, from the coding sequence ATGAAAATTGAAGAGGCTCTTAAAGAGGCTAGTTTAAGGCTAAGCTCACTTTGCCAAAATCCAAGCAGAGTTGCTAAAATTTTGCTTATGAACTATCTTGACGTAAGCATTGAATGGATATTTTTAAATCAAAAAAAAGAATTTGATGAGAGCGGCTATTTTGCTCTAGTTAAAAGGTATGAAAACTACGAGCCTCTTGAATATATAATTGGTAAAGCTAGCTTTTATGGGCTTGATTTTTACGTGGAAAGTGGAGTACTTATCCCAAGACCTGAAACAGAAATTTTAGTGGATAAAGTAATAGAAATTTCACGCGAATATAATGAACCAAAGATCGCAGAAATAGGCACAGGAAGCGGTATTATTAGTATCATGCTAGCTCTAAAAACAAAGGCAAATATCGTAGCGACAGACATCAACGAAAAAGCTTTGATGCTTGCTAGAAAAAATGCAGATAAATTTGATGTAGGTGGGAGGATCAAATTTTTAAACTGCTCTTATGTGGATGAAATTTTAGAAGATATTGATATTTTGGTTTCAAATCCGCCATATATTGCAAGAGGCTATAAACTTAGTAAATTTGTACTAAATGAGCCAGAAAGTGCGCTCTTTGGAGGCAAAGTAGGAGATGAAATTTTAAAAGATATTATTCTCATAGCCAAATATCGTAATATCAAAAACGTTGCTTGTGAGATGGGGTACGATCAAAAAGCAAGTATGCAAAAATTCTTAGAGGCCAATGGTTTTGAGTATAGTTTTTATAAAGATTTGGCCGGCTTTGATAGAGGCTTTTGCGCGAAGTTAAAAATATAA